The DNA sequence GGCTACCTGACGGGCTATTGTGTATAATAACAATTGAATTTAAATTGACTCTGTATCAGAAGGAAAGAGGTAAAAAATAAATGATTACGTATTCAGAATTAAAAGATAAACTCAGTGTGATCCAGTCAAAGATCGCCGCCCTCAGGAGGTATCTTTGATGTCCCCTCGCAATTGCAACGCCTTGAAGACCTGCAAAAAGAACTTTCAGCCGAAGGCCTGTGGGACGACCCTGCAAAGACGCAGGGATTCTTAAAAGAAAAATCCTCTATTGAAAATACGCTCCAGCCTTTTCAATTATTAGAAAAAAAATACGAAGACCTCCAGGTCCTGCTTGAACTCTCTGAAGAAGAAGGCGGAGAGGTCCTGCTTGAGGACGCTGAAAGGGGAGTTGATGGCCTGACATCGGAGATCGATGAAGTTGAATTGAAAAGTGTTCTCTCACAGGCGGAAGACAAAGCAGAGGCAATTATGACCATCCATCCCGGGGCTGGCGGCACTGAAAGCCAGGACTGGGCGCAGATGCTGATGAGGATGTATATCAGATGGGCCGAGCGCAGAGGTTTCAAAGTGGAGCTGGTAGACCTCCTGCCCGGCGAAGAAGCCGGGATAAAGAGCGCGACCCTGACCATCAGCGGGCCGTACGCGTACGGGTATTTAAAAGGTGAGGCTGGAGTTCACCGTCTGGTGAGGATCTCGCCGTATGACGCCAACAAAAGACGCCACACCTCATTTGCCGCCATACTTGTTTATCCTGAGATCAGTGAGGACATCGACATTGAGATAAAAGAGGATGATCTGAGAATCGACACGTTCAGGGCGTCAGGCGCGGGCGGGCAGCATGTTAACAAGACTTCCTCCGCTGTGAGGCTCACTCATATTCCCTCAGGAATTGTCGTCAGTTGTCAGAATGAGCGCTCCCAGTTTAAGAACAAGGCGACGGCGCTGAAGATACTCAAGTCACGCCTCTATACGATGAAGAAAAAGGAGCAGGACGAAAAGCTTGAGGGTTTTATCGGGGAGAAAAAAGACATCGCATGGGGCAGCCAAATACGTTCATACACCTTACAGCCGTATCAGCTCATCAAAGACCACCGTACAGGCCATGAAAGCGGAAATGTAAACGCGGTGCTGGACGGCGCGATAGATATTTTCATCAAGGAATATCTGTTGATGAAAAAGACAAACGGCAAATGATCCATGGACATCTTTGAGATCATAAAGACCCGCCGGAGCATAAGGAAGTTCACTGAAGAACCAATCGCTGATGAGATTGTTGACAGGATAATCGAGGCAGGCATGTGGGCTCCTTCAGGAATGAACAACCAGCCGTGGAAGTTCGCAGTCATTAAAGACAGTGAGATGAAGACAAAGATCTCATCTCTCACACATTACTCAAAGATCGTCTTAAGCTCAAACGCATTGATTGCCGTGTTCCTCGATAACTCTTTGAGCTACGACAGGACAAAGGATTGCCAGGCCATCGGCGCGTGTATCCAGAACATGCTTTTGACAATTCATTCAATGGGGCTTGGGGCTGTTTGGCTTGGAGAAATATTAAGAAGCAAAGACAAGATCCTGGAATTGACCGGCGGCCCGCAAGACCTTGAACTCATGGCAGTGATAGCGCTTGGTTATCCGGCGCAAAAAGGCGGCAAGGGCAGCAGGAAAAGCCTGGAGCAAACAATCATTTTCAGGAAGTAATTTACAACCCTGACGGGATTTCTCCGATCGGTCTTGTAAACGTGAATCTGAAGGTGTCGCCTACCAGGACTTCAGCGGTCTGTTTGGTGCTTCCAGATATTAAAGCTGTCGGCAAAGCAACAACAAAGATCGCGGTGCCAAGAACAAAAGAGCATAAACCGAGAGGCCTCATTATCGCCAGGTCACCTATGACATGTGATGCCTCGGGTTTGTCTTTGGCAAAGACCGCAGTAGATGTAAAAACAATCACCAGTGTCAAAAATACAATTAATATTTTCTTCATATTCATCTCTCCTTGCTGACTCAGAAGTTATATTAACAATATATTAAGTACGGCAGAATAAGTCAATGCATTGACCTGTAGAGACGCCCCGCCGGGGCGTCTCTACATTTTGGCTTAAAGCTCTTTCCCGGCGGAGAACGCCTTGCCTATGAACTGGCCGACTCCAAAGTATGTGCGGCTTCCGGGGGTAAATATAAGGGGCTTCACTTTTTCAATGTCAGGGAATCCGTTTTCCGCAAGCACCTGCTCATCAGCCTTGACATCCATGATTTCTCCGATGAATTGAGTATGCAGTCCCAATTCAAGGGTATGGACCAATTTGCATTCAATTATGACCGGGAACTCCTTCACATAAGGAGCGTCGACAAGGTCGCTCTTAACAGACGTAAGCGAAGCAGCGGAAAACTTGTCATGGTCTCTTCCTGAAACAAGGCCGATGTAATCCGCCTCCTTCACAAATGTCTCGGAGGGAATGCTGATGGTGAAGGCCTTCCGGTCAACGATGTTGCCATAAGAATATGTGGCTTTCCTGATGGCGACTGCAATGCACGGCGGCGCTGAACAGCACAAGCCCGCCCACGCAGCGGTCATTACATTCGGTTTCCCGTTTTTATCATAAGTGCCGATGACAAAAACAGGCGCCGGGTATGCAATGGTTTTTGCTCCCAATGATTTTTTCATATGATCCTCCTGTCATCTTGCGGCGACCAGCGAAGCGTGAGTATCTCCGAGTCCTCGAACATCTTCCATGTATGTTCGACATCCTCGCGCCATATTACATAGTCGCCCTGGTTTTTCAGCCTTACCTCTTTGCCCTTGGCGTGGTCATTTACTTCACGGAAGTGAAAAGTAAAATCTCCTCTGATAAGTATGCTCATTGCAATCTTATCAGAACATGACGCCCACACAGTCCTGATATCGTCCTTATTATAAATCCCCCATTTGATTTCTACATCTCCGGTATTTCGCAGGCCATATCTGCTTTCATCGAACGGGATATTATTGTCCCTGCACCACTGGCTGACCTGCCCCACAAACCAGAAGCGGAACTCTTTGCCGTCGGTCTTTGCATTGCCTGTTGTGATGTCAGAAAGCATTTTTAATCACCTCCAAAACCGCCCCCTGGCAGTTTTCTGAAGCGAGTTGCAGGTCCCATTTTCTCTTGTCCCTTTCGCCGACCATGTTGCTGATGCCTCTGATCTCAAGAAAAGGTATTTTGTAAATCGCGCAGACCTGCGCAATGGCCGCGCCTTCCATGTTCTCGCAGGCGGCATTGAAACGTTTCGCAAGCTCAACAGCCCTCTTGCGCGTGCCGGATGTTGAGGAGACGGTGAGGAAAGTCCCAGATTTAGTAACGGGTGACGAGTAACGAGTGACGGGTAACGGATGACGGGTAACGAGGTGAACAATCTTTTTAGCAAATCCGTTATCCAGGGGGAATTCATTGAAATATTTTTTCTTTCCTATCTGCACAACCGGAATGCCGATTTCTGTCATGTCGGCCCATCCCTTTGCAGTCATCACGCCCTCATCGCCGAAGATCTCCTTTGATGCTATTGCAATGTCTCCGATGTGAAGCCCTGAGCCGGGATAAGCCCCGCCGACGCCAATATTGATAATGTGTTTCACATGGAAATTTTCAATGACGCATGTTGCGAAATGCGCGGCATTTACCTTTCCAATTCCAGTGTTGAGCAGGAGAATGTCATGTCCTTGAAGCTTGCCCCGGAAGACTTTTTTGCCCGCGACCTTGATCGACCGGACGTTCTTCAGAGAAGCAAGGAGCCTGTCTGATTCAAATGGCACTGATGATAGCACCGCTAAAGATTTCATAATTTGTGATGTATTATAGTATACGTTAATTGTTTGTGGCCAATAGAAAGGATTCAAAGATGTCCGATGAACAGGAAAAGCTAATCAAAACCACAATCTATCTCGAAGAGGAAGTCATTGAAGCGCTGGCCGAACTTGCCGGGCAATATGCAAAAGAGACCGGGCAGAAGTGGTCGAAGGGCGCTGTTATAAGAGTGGCCCTGAGCGAGTTCTTCAGTAAACGGGGCAGGATACTGTAACCGCTGTGATATAATCTCCCTAAAGGGAGGGACACAATGGTTAACAAAATGATTGCGCTTATTTTTTGTTCGTTCCTATCAGTCGCAATTGTATGTTCTGCTCCTGCCGGAGCGGAGGAGGTAGGCAAGATGACAGAGAACATTCACTGGTTTGGGCATGATACATTTAAAATCACCGGCGAGAAGGTTATTTTCACAGACCCTTTTAAGCTTAAAAAGAGAGATACCGCCGACATAATATTGATCACCCACGAACACTATGACCATTGTTCACCCGATGATATAAAGAAAATTCAGGGTACTGCCACTGTTATTGTCGCCCCTTCCGACTGCGCTTCAAAACTTTCGGGGAATGTAAAGAAAGTAAAGCCCGGGGACAAGCTTACAGTCAGCGGGATAGATATAGAAGTTGTGCCTGCTTACAATACAAACAAACAGTTTCACACAAAGGACAGAAACTGGGCCGGTTACATTTTCACAGTCAATGGACAGAGGATTTATATTGCCGGAGACACGGACCATATACCTGAAATGAAGACCCTGGGCAATATAGATATCGCGCTTCTGCCGATATCAGGGACTTATGTAATGACCGCGGAAGAGGCTGTTCAGGCAGCGCTGGACATTAAACCCAAGGTCGCGATACCCATGCACTACAATTCAATCGTCGGGACAGAAAAGGACGCCAACAGATTTGCCGAAGGTTTAAAAGGCAAGGTGGAAGTAAAAATATTGAAAGAGGAGTAGTCGGTAGCAAGTAGGTGGAACTTAGGGAACCTCGACAGCCAAATTCCTGACTACTGTCTACTAACTACTTTTTTATAAATGGCTGACGCAAAAAAGATAGCGAAACTATTACTTAAAAAATATCCTGACCCGAAGATCGCCCTCAATTTTTCCAACCCGCTGGAGCTCCTTGTGGCAACGATACTTTCTGCAAGGTGTACTGATGTCAAGGTGAATGAAGTTACAAAAACACTTTTTAAAAAATATAAAACTGCCGGGGATTATGCCGGAGCCGACCTGAAGACATTCGAACAGGAGATAAGGCCGACGGGCTTTTATAAAAACAAGGCAAGGATGGTCACCGGATGCTGTCAAAAGCTTGTGAAAGAATTTAATGGCAAAGTTCCCGACACCCTGGAAAAGCTCACAACTCTTCCCGGCGTAGGCAGAAAGACCGCGAACGTTGTCCTCGGCAGCGCATTCGGCAAACAGACAATCGCTGTTGATACACATGTGCTGAGGGTTTCAAACAGGCTCGGCATTGCAAACTCCGGCGACCCGGACAAAATGGAAGAAGAGCTTGTTAACAAATTGCCGGAAAATATTTTGACCCGGTTCAATCTTGCCCTGATCCTTCACGGCAGGGAAACCTGCACCGCGATCAAGCCGAAGTGCCCGGTATGCGTTCTTTATGAAGAATGTGAATGGCCTGAAAAACTGAACGCCTGATAATATCCCCATATGTTCACAAAAGAAAAAATACAATTGGTGTATCAGGGTGAGATCATCGGGAAAGAGGTCATCTTTCTTGAATCAACAACTTCTACAAACGATACCGCAATCGAGACCGGGAGGCAGAGGGAAAACCCTGAGGGCATTGTAGTTGTCGCTGATACTCAGACTCACGGCAAGGGGAGGATGGGCAGGACATGGATATCTCCTCCGGGGGTCAATCTCTATTTCACAGTCCTTTTGAAACCGCCTTTCCTCCCGCAGAACGCTTCGATTCTTACATTGGTTGCCGCAGTGGCTGTTGCTTCCGCAATCCGGGAGAATACAAAACTGCCTGCCGAGATAAAATGGCCCAATGATATTATGATAAACGGTAAAAAGGCAGGCGGCATTCTACTTGATATGAAATCCGGCAAAGATAAAATAAATCTCATTGCCGTCGGCGTCGGATTAAACGTTAACATGTCTTTAAATGAATTTCCTGATGAAATAAGGCAGTCGGCAACTTCAATAAAAATAGAAACCGGCAGTCCAGTTGACAGGGTGGAACTTTTAGCAAAAATTCTTGAGGAGCTTGAACGCTGTTATAAAATCATCTTACAAGGTGATAAGAGGGCTTTAATTAATGAATGGATTCGTTTAAACTGCACCATCGGACAGAAGGTCAAAGTCCAGGACCAGTACAGGATCATGACCGGAGTTGCTGAAAATATTAACGAAAACGGAGAGTTGGTCCTCCGGCTTTCAGACGGCGGCGTTGAAACACTGAGCGCGGGGGATGTGACGATCTTAAAAGAATAGCAATGAAGAATTAGAGGCTGTTCATAACTGTGTCTGTCATTCCGGCAGTCCTTAAGCCGGAATCCAGTTGCATCTTCTGGATTCCCGTTTTCACGGGAATGACGAACCGAAATAATTAGTAATAAATAATTCATTAATTGTTAAACATGTTATTACTTATTGACATAGGCAATACAATCACGAAGATCGGGTTTAGTGAGAAAAACGGCATGAGGGTCTTCAGCCTTAAAACAGCGAGGCAGCGGGACACGGAAGAATATTGCTATATTCTTGAGGGCCTTATCAAAAAAAATAACATAAAGAAACCACGGGGTGCTGCAATATGTTCTGTTGTGCCTGAAGTTACGCCTTTTGTGATTAAGGCCGTGGGAAAAAGCCTTGATATTAAGGCGATAAATGTTACTCATAGGACAAAAACAGGCATTAAATTCCCTGAAGAAACAGGAGCTGACAGGATTGCCGGCGTTGTTGCAGCCCGGGGACTTTATAAAGGTGATTTGATCGTTGTGACCTTTGGCACGGCAACTACTTTCAATGCAATTACCGAAGAAGGGAAATACCTGGGCGGGGCTATAATGCCGGGGCTTGGGCTATCGGTTACGGCCCTTTCAGAGAAAACTGCGAAACTTCCACTTGTTGAATTAAAAAAACCTGATAAAATACTAAGTAAGGACACGGAAGGCAATATACTTTCAGGCGTTGTCCTTGGACATGCGGGCGCTGCTGAAAGGATCATCAGGGAGATCGAAAAAGAAAGCGGTAAAAACTTCACAGTGGTTGCCACTGGCGGGTTCGCGCATTTAGTAAAGCCTTATTCAGCGGCGATTGAGTTTGTAAATCCCTTATTAACACTTGAGGGATTGCGCTTAATATATTCATTTAATTTGTGAAATTATTAAAATATGTCTCGTAGAGGGGCAATAAACGAGGAGGATAATGTATGAAAGTAGAACGCATTCTTTTCGCAACGGATTTTTCCGAAGGGGCTTCACTCGCGCTGCCGTTCGCAGTGGATTTAACAAAGCAATATAATGCCAAACTCCATATTATGCACGTCGTTTATGATTTTGCAAAAGCCACTGGGATGCATGTGCCGCACATGTCCCAGGAAGAACTCTATAAGGATTTGAACCAATGGGCCATGAAAGAGATGGACACCTTCAGCATAGAACAAGTCAGGGGACTTCCGAATGTTGAAAAGATTGTGGTAAAAGGCATACCATATGAAGAGATTACAAAATACGCTTCGAGTCAAAAAATCGATATAATAGTAATTGGGACTTATGGGAGATCCGGCCTTGAGAGATTTTTATTCGGCAGTACAGCGGAAAGGGTTGTCAGGAGTGCGCCGTGCGCAGTAATGACAGTCCGGATACCGGAGCACAGACAGTAATAACAAAAAGGATGAAACCCATGAAGGTATATCTTTCGGAGAATGCCTTCATGGGTATTCTTTTAAGCAGCGCGGAGGTCTATAAAAAAGAATCTCTCGGCTATCTGTTAGGTTATCGCCTGCATGACCGGTTCATAATAGAATATGCGTTCAGCCTGCAGACAGCCAGAAGAAAGCGGCGAGGGGTCATATTCCATCACCGGGACAAGAAAAAAATAGAACCGATCCTGTCAAAGTTTGTAAAGCTGCAAATCGTAGGGGACTTTCACTCTCACACGCCTTACGGAGACGCCAAAGGCATTCCCATCCCAAGCGTTGAAGATATCAACGGGATGGAAAAAGACAACCTCTATTTAATAATAGCCATAAACGAATTGAACTCACCCAAGCCCTGGAAAGAAAATAAAGACGGCAGCATATCAGGAAGCACGGGTGATTTCTTTTTCAAGATATCCGCATATTTTTATCCAGAAGTTGACAGTGTGCCGCAAAGGTCCCGTATTTATTGTCCGTTCCCTCCCGGATTAAAAGTAGGATAAATTGAAGCTGAGCCGTTATATAGTTGTATCAGTATTATCACATTTGCTGTTGTTTGGTTTCCTATGGATGATCCATCCCACAGTTGAAACTGCGGCTCCTGTCTTTAATGTAAAAATCGTTGACCCCCTTCCGGCGGAAAAGCCGCCCTCTCCGAATATCATCAGGCCCCAGGCAAAAAAACAAGCGCCGCCTGTTGCGAAGCGCCCTCAGAAGCCTTCGGAAAAATTGCAGCCGGAAACTCTGTATGGCGACAGCGAAAGAGAAACCCCACCCGTCTTCCCCTTAAATAAGGGGAGGAGTAAGGTGGGGTCAGGCAGTCCCCCTTTGGAAAAGGGGGATACAGGTGGACTTTCTGACGAGAAGGGGCCTCTGCCTTCAGATAAAAACGGTCCTTCCATAGTCCCGCCTTCAACTCTTTTTGACAAGGGCACAATAGAAAAGTTTGCTAAAAAAGAACCTCCAGCGGACAAAGGGCTGACCTTCGACATACCAGGATTCAAGCACAGGGGATATATGAGGATGCTGAAGGAAAAGATTGAGAGTATATGGAAATATCCGAAAGAAGCTGCAAAGCTTGGACTATCCGGCGAGCTTTATATTAAATTTACGATTAAGAAAGACGGCAAGTTAGGCAGCGTGGAACTGCTCAGGACCTCAGGCTATAAGGAACTTGATGAGGCCGCAATGAAGGCTTTAAAAGACGCTGAGCCTTACTGGCCCCTGCCCGATGACTGGGAAATGGACGAGCTCGAGATCAAGGGGCATTTCCTATATGTATACGGCAGCGGCGTAATAATGTAAGCCCCCCTGTTCCAATGGTTGCCGAAATGAAAAAAGCAGAGTGCTAAGAGCAGAGAGCATAGAGTTAAAGACACGCAGGCTTCAACGCAGAGAAAATTGTAAATTTTAAATCGTAAATTTTAAAATAACGCCTAAACTGTTACAATAATGCCGGACTAAAAAAGGCTGAAGGATGAAGGCAAAAGGCAAAAAACATAAATGACGACTAAAATATTCCATCTCATAAGATGGCAGGATATCGTTGATATACTGCTTGTAACCGTAATACTTTACAGGGCGCTTTTGATAATAAAAGGCACTAAGGCGGCCCAGATGCTGATCGGGCTCGGCGTCCTGTTCCTGGCTTTTGTCTTCTCAAAGTATTTCGGGTTTTATACAACAGACTGGATCATTCAAAGCCTCTGGGCGCAGATAGTGCTTGCTATCATCATTTTATTTCAGCCTGAGATACGAAGAACTTTGGCCCAAATGGGTGAGGCCCGGTTTTTACCTTCCTTCACTACAGCCGATGAATTACGCTCCCTTGAGGAAATAGTAAAGGCCTCCGTGGCTCTTTCTAACAGAAAGATCGGCGCGCTGATCGTCATTGAGAAAGAAACCAACCTGAAAGACTTCATTGAAATGGGAACACAGCTTGACGCAAAAGTTTCGCGCGAATTGCTGTTAAGCATTTTCCATCCAACATCGCCGATTCACGACGGCGCCGTCATAATCAGGGGGAACCGGGTCGTTGCCGCGGGATGTTTCCTTCCGCTGACATTAAGCGCTGAGATTTCAAAATCCTTTGGCACGAGGCACCGGGCGGGAATAGGCCTGACAGAAGAGACAGACGCCGTTGTCATAATAGTTTCTGAGGAAACAGGCAGCATAACCACTGCCACAGGAGGCGTTCTCCAGAAAAATATTGACATGGCCGCGCTCAGGAATTTTCTTACCGAGAACTTCGTGAAGCCGCAGGAAGCGAAAAAATGAAAAAGGAAAATATTCTTACAAGAAACATCTGGCTGAAGCTCGCTTCATTTATGCTCGCAATCGCGCTGTGGTTTTTTGTGATTTTGAGCGGACGATCGGGCATTGTCATGGATATCCCGATTATGTATGAAAATGTTGCCCAGGACCTTGAGGTGGTGGATTTCCCAAAGACGGTAAGCGTTAACATAGAAGGACAGGAGAGGATACTGAAAAGCCTGAGGCAGAACGAAATAAGCGCGGTTGTTGATCTGGGCGACGTAAAGGCCGGAAGGTCTTTTATCACCCTCACGCATGAAAACATTAAACTGCCCAGCACGCTTGAGGTGACCGGCATTGAACCGCAAACGATCAGTTTGACATTAGAAAAGCAGATGAAAAAAACCGTCTCCGTGCAGCCAGCTATCGTGGGTGTCCCGGCGCGCGGTTTTGTAATCATGGAAATAACAGTTGAGCCGGATATGATAATCATTGAAGGGCCGAGGAGTGTTATTTCCAAGATTTATAATGTCAAGACAGAGCCGATAGACATAAGCGGATTAAATGCCGATCTGCAATATAAGGCAAAGGTCAATCTGGCGAATTTCAATATCCGCGCAAATGAACAGAAGGTAGACGTAAATATATTTGTTAAAAAAATCAGGTAATGTTAAGAGCTGCATAAATGAAGGAGAACATCTAATGACAAAGAGGAAGCTTTTTGGGACCGATGGCATAAGAGGGAAGGCCAACCATTATCCGATGACCGGCGAAATAGCGTTTGAGGTCGGAAGGGCGGCGGCTTACGTTCTCAAGAAAAAGCACGGCCGCAACAAGATATTGATCGGTAAGGACACGAGGCTTTCAGGTTATATGCTTGAGAGCGCGCTTACCTCAGGGATTTGTTCAATGGGGATGAACGTGGTTCTCATCGGCCCCATGCCCACTCCCGGCATTGCCTTTGTAACGCGCAGCATGAGGGTTGACGCCGGAATTGTCATATCCGCATCGCACAACCCCTATTATGACAACGGAATAAAGTTTTTCTCATCGGACGGGTTTAAGCTCCCGGACAGCACTGAGGAAGCTATAGAGAAGGCCATGTTCTCAAAGACCCTTGAGAAAATCCGGCCTGAAGGAGCTGAAATAGGCAAGGCCAAAAGGATTGAAGACGCCACCGGCAGATACATTGAATTTGTAAAATCAGCCTTCCCCAAAGGCATGACACTTGAGGGACTGAAGGTCGTGGTTGATTGCAGCAACGGCTCGGCATACAAGATCACCCCCACTGTGCTTAATGAACTTGGCGCTGAGGTGATATCAATCCATGATAAGCCCGATGGGATAAATATTAACTTGAACTGCGGGGCCATGCATCCGGAGATAGTGCAAAAGGCGGTCCTGGAGCATAAGGCAGATATCGGCATTGCCCATGACGGCGATGCGGACCGGACTATCATTTGCGATGAAAAAGGCGAAATAGTTGACGGCGACAAGATAATGGCCATCTGTGCCCTTGACATGAAAAAAGACGGAAATTTGAAAGCCGACACGGTTATCGCTACCGTGATGAGCAACATAGGGTTTGAATTATTTTTAAAGAAATCAGGGATAAAAGTTGTCAGGGCCAAAGTGGGTGACAGATACGTTGTTGAAGAAATGGTCAAGAGAAGCTGCAATCTTGGCGGCGAGCAGTCAGGGCATATAATATTTTTAGACCACAATACCACAGGCGACGGCCCGATAACCGCATTGCAGATACTGTCCGTGATGTGCCGGAGACAAAAGTCCCTTTCAGAACTTGCGTGTAATATACCCATTTATCCCCAGGTACTTATAAATGTCCCGGTTGCAAAATCGAAACATATGGATGATTTCCCCGAAATTGCTGCGATGATAAAAAAGGCGGAGAAAAAACTCGACAGCGGCAGGATCCTTGTCAGGCCCTCCGGCACTGAGCCGAAAATCAGGGTGATGGTAGAGGGGGATGATATGGACAGTATAAAAACAATAGCCGGGGAGGTTGCCGAAGTCATTAGAAAAAAGATGACTTAGCCCTTGGATCGTAACTTTCCAAAACTTCCTCAATATGTTACATTAGATACGGTTCGCGGGGTGGAGCAGCCTGGTAGCTCGTCGGGCTCATAACCCGAAGGTCAGAGGTTCAAATCCTCTCCCCGCTACCAAATGCAAATCAGGGACTTACGGTTTTCCGTGGGTCCTTTTTTGTTGAAAATGGCGGGATTTTCTAACGGATTTATAAGAGTTGTCTGAAAGTTCGGTCAGCGTGGAAGGTTTAACATTCGGCTCTGCATAACTCTTTAACCATATCTCTGTAAATCCCTGAATGTCGCTTTCTTAAGTCTATGGCCTTATCTCAACAATCGTACCATTTGGCACTAACCTGTCAATTTCCTCTATTTCTTCGTCTGTAACGGCAATACACCCTTTCGTCCAGTCAACCTCTGTGTGACGATCACCAACCCACGAGAAACCATTCTTAATGCCGTGGACCATGATGTCTCCGCCCGGAGAAACACCAAGTTCTTTTGCCCGCTTTTTGTCTTTCTCGTTTGGATAGGAAATATGAAGAGACAGATGATAACGGCTGTCCCTGTTTCTTGAATCGATAACGTAAGTTCCCTCAGGGGTTTTGTTGTCGCCTTGCCTTTCTTTTGGACCATCCGGGTTTCCCCCCAAGGCTATGTTGTAGGTTTTGAGCGCCTTGTCCTTTGAGAGCAAAGTCAATCGACGCTCTTTCTTTTCTATCAGAATCTTATCTGCCGGTCCCTTCTGGATTGCAAAAACCTCTTTTTGCAGCGTAATAATTTCATCCTCTTTGCTCTTAACCTCCTGTTCAAGCGCTTCAATCTTTTTTTGCAGCGTAATAATCTCATTCCCCCTGCTTTTACCTTCTTGCCGGAGAGCTTCAATCTGTGTTTGCTGCGCAGCAATCGTCTTATCTTTCAAGATGACATTATTGATCTGGAATATCATCATCTCGCTGTCCTTCCTGTAGCCGCTCTCCGGGTAATTATTTATGAGTTCCTGAAAACATTCCAGAGACTTCTGATAATCCTTTTGCTCATTCCCGGGATAGGTATAAATAATACCCATTTCGAAAAGGACCCTATCTCCCGCGTCGGGATATTTTTCAATGATCTGCTCATATTTGCTCAGAGAGGCCCTGTAGTCTCCCCGGCTGAAAAGATCATTCGCTTCCTTGAAGGTTGCATTGGCCTGAGATCTTTCATTAAGGTGACTGCATCCAAATATTAGAAGCGGTGTTATTATGAATACAAAGAATAAGTAAAAAAGCCCCCTACTCCTGCTATGAAAAATTCTCAATTCCCGAATCTCCTCATCCTTTGATAAAAGCGAAGCGTTAAGGAAGTGGCAGGTCTCCCTGCCACTCCTTTAACCAGAGCGCTAAAAATAAAGTTAACAGCTTCCCAATGACTTACTTCCTCATTGACTT is a window from the Nitrospirota bacterium genome containing:
- a CDS encoding nitroreductase family protein — translated: MDIFEIIKTRRSIRKFTEEPIADEIVDRIIEAGMWAPSGMNNQPWKFAVIKDSEMKTKISSLTHYSKIVLSSNALIAVFLDNSLSYDRTKDCQAIGACIQNMLLTIHSMGLGAVWLGEILRSKDKILELTGGPQDLELMAVIALGYPAQKGGKGSRKSLEQTIIFRK
- a CDS encoding type III pantothenate kinase; amino-acid sequence: MLLLIDIGNTITKIGFSEKNGMRVFSLKTARQRDTEEYCYILEGLIKKNNIKKPRGAAICSVVPEVTPFVIKAVGKSLDIKAINVTHRTKTGIKFPEETGADRIAGVVAARGLYKGDLIVVTFGTATTFNAITEEGKYLGGAIMPGLGLSVTALSEKTAKLPLVELKKPDKILSKDTEGNILSGVVLGHAGAAERIIREIEKESGKNFTVVATGGFAHLVKPYSAAIEFVNPLLTLEGLRLIYSFNL
- a CDS encoding biotin--[acetyl-CoA-carboxylase] ligase: MFTKEKIQLVYQGEIIGKEVIFLESTTSTNDTAIETGRQRENPEGIVVVADTQTHGKGRMGRTWISPPGVNLYFTVLLKPPFLPQNASILTLVAAVAVASAIRENTKLPAEIKWPNDIMINGKKAGGILLDMKSGKDKINLIAVGVGLNVNMSLNEFPDEIRQSATSIKIETGSPVDRVELLAKILEELERCYKIILQGDKRALINEWIRLNCTIGQKVKVQDQYRIMTGVAENINENGELVLRLSDGGVETLSAGDVTILKE
- a CDS encoding MBL fold metallo-hydrolase is translated as MTENIHWFGHDTFKITGEKVIFTDPFKLKKRDTADIILITHEHYDHCSPDDIKKIQGTATVIVAPSDCASKLSGNVKKVKPGDKLTVSGIDIEVVPAYNTNKQFHTKDRNWAGYIFTVNGQRIYIAGDTDHIPEMKTLGNIDIALLPISGTYVMTAEEAVQAALDIKPKVAIPMHYNSIVGTEKDANRFAEGLKGKVEVKILKEE
- a CDS encoding universal stress protein translates to MKVERILFATDFSEGASLALPFAVDLTKQYNAKLHIMHVVYDFAKATGMHVPHMSQEELYKDLNQWAMKEMDTFSIEQVRGLPNVEKIVVKGIPYEEITKYASSQKIDIIVIGTYGRSGLERFLFGSTAERVVRSAPCAVMTVRIPEHRQ
- the nth gene encoding endonuclease III, with protein sequence MADAKKIAKLLLKKYPDPKIALNFSNPLELLVATILSARCTDVKVNEVTKTLFKKYKTAGDYAGADLKTFEQEIRPTGFYKNKARMVTGCCQKLVKEFNGKVPDTLEKLTTLPGVGRKTANVVLGSAFGKQTIAVDTHVLRVSNRLGIANSGDPDKMEEELVNKLPENILTRFNLALILHGRETCTAIKPKCPVCVLYEECEWPEKLNA
- the prfB gene encoding peptide chain release factor 2 translates to MFDVPSQLQRLEDLQKELSAEGLWDDPAKTQGFLKEKSSIENTLQPFQLLEKKYEDLQVLLELSEEEGGEVLLEDAERGVDGLTSEIDEVELKSVLSQAEDKAEAIMTIHPGAGGTESQDWAQMLMRMYIRWAERRGFKVELVDLLPGEEAGIKSATLTISGPYAYGYLKGEAGVHRLVRISPYDANKRRHTSFAAILVYPEISEDIDIEIKEDDLRIDTFRASGAGGQHVNKTSSAVRLTHIPSGIVVSCQNERSQFKNKATALKILKSRLYTMKKKEQDEKLEGFIGEKKDIAWGSQIRSYTLQPYQLIKDHRTGHESGNVNAVLDGAIDIFIKEYLLMKKTNGK
- a CDS encoding flavin reductase family protein is translated as MKKSLGAKTIAYPAPVFVIGTYDKNGKPNVMTAAWAGLCCSAPPCIAVAIRKATYSYGNIVDRKAFTISIPSETFVKEADYIGLVSGRDHDKFSAASLTSVKSDLVDAPYVKEFPVIIECKLVHTLELGLHTQFIGEIMDVKADEQVLAENGFPDIEKVKPLIFTPGSRTYFGVGQFIGKAFSAGKEL
- the mqnB gene encoding futalosine hydrolase; translated protein: MPFESDRLLASLKNVRSIKVAGKKVFRGKLQGHDILLLNTGIGKVNAAHFATCVIENFHVKHIINIGVGGAYPGSGLHIGDIAIASKEIFGDEGVMTAKGWADMTEIGIPVVQIGKKKYFNEFPLDNGFAKKIVHLVTRHPLPVTRYSSPVTKSGTFLTVSSTSGTRKRAVELAKRFNAACENMEGAAIAQVCAIYKIPFLEIRGISNMVGERDKRKWDLQLASENCQGAVLEVIKNAF